Part of the Corynebacterium canis genome is shown below.
GCGGTTGCGGGCCCGCGCGGATTGGGTAATGGTTCGCTTGGCGCCCGTTAATTACAGCCAAGTAACTACATGCGCCACGAAACTGTGTTTGATTCATTCATGCGCGTTGCCCACACTCGAAAATTCAATCTTCCGCTATCGTAGTTTCCGTGCAGAAAAACCTGGCAATTGATTCTGTAGTGTTGATGGTTTCCAGCGCCACAAATGCAGTCGTAGGTCTTGCATTTTGGGTTTCAGCAACACGTTTGAATAACCCGGAAATCGTGGGAGCCGCGAGCACCGCCATTGCGGTCGCCACGACCTTATCCACCCTGGGCATGTTGGGCTTCGCGCAACTCATGGAACGCTTCCTCCCCCGCGCATCCACCCGCCAAGTGCTGGGCGCGATCGCATTCGTGGGGGCGTTTTCCCTGTTCCTAGGCTGGTTGTTTAGCCTGCCGTGGCTCACCCTGGTGCTCGCGCTCTTTGCGCTGTGCGATTCTTACCTGATCGGCTGCGGCCGCCCGCGGCTGGTGGCGGTGAAGAATCTTATCCACGCGCTGAGCAAATTTGGCCTGGTTTTCATACTGCCGATTGATTGGGCGTGGGGAATTCCCACAGCGGCGTTATTGATTTTTTATTGTTTTGGTACGTTACCGAAACGAAAACTGTATTTAGCTGATGTGTCATTGTATTTTACGCATAGTGTCGGCTGGTTATTGGCACAAATGATACCGGGGCTAGTCACCCCATTGATGATCAAGGAAACGGGCCTCGACCAAGCCGCCTACTTCAATATCGCCTGGGTCATCGTAAACACTTCATTTGTGTTGATTTCTATGCTTGGCGGCCCATTTGTAGCAAAAGTGGCAAACGCCGACGCCAATATGGCAGAAGCAACGCGCACACTAATTCGAATCATCGCCGGTGTGAGCGCCCTGCGCCTCATCGGGGTCTCCGCCCTCGGCCCGCTCGCGCTCTTCGTCTACGGCACCGACTACGCCTACCACGGATACCTACTGCTGATCCTGATGGGAATCGCACACTTTATTGGTGGCCCGTTCTACCTCTACGCCACCCTCGCTAGGATCTTCGGACGCATCGGCTACCCGATGTTGGTCCAGGCCCTAAGCTCCGCGGCGGTCATTGCGCTGATCTGGCTATTACTCCCGTCTTGGGGTATCACCTCGGTTGGCATCGCCTACCTGATCGTGGATTCCACCGCATTCCTCGCGATCGCATTGCCGCTCAAGCGGGCATTGCAGCGAGCGCTACGGGAACCCCAACCCACAGCGGCCCCCGAACCGGATCCGGCAATAACCCCCGACCCCTCCCACTGACAAGGCGCCCGCACGGCCCCCCGACCCCGCCCGCGGGTTTACAGCCTCCGATATTTTACGTCGAGGATTTCCACCACGGGCACGCGGTATTCGTCTTTCGGCGGGCCTTTTTCCCTGGTCACGCCGTTGTTTGCCACCAGCTCCGCGCCTTCGCTCGTGGCGTGGGATTCCACCTGCACCACTAGGCACATGGGCTCGTGCGGGATGTCCTCGGTGGTCTCGCCAAACATTTTGTCATCGCAGAAAAACTTGATGCTGTCTTTGCGCCATTCCACGGAGAACGTGGTGGGTTGCGTGGCGTCGCAATCCACCTTGAATTCTTGCTTGCCGGAGCCGTGGATAAATGCCTTGGTTTGCTGGCGGTCCGATCGGAAGTTTTCGGCGATATCGATCTCGGGCGGCCAGTGGTCCGCGGCGGGCCAGAGCAGCACGTGATAGGAAAGCACGGAGTGTGGGTAGGACTTCAGCCGCACGTCAAAGCGCCCGTAGAGTTTGGGGTCGCCGGAGTAGGAGACGCCCCCGGTGACCCAACCGTTGTACCCAGGGGCGCCGTAGAGGATATTGCCGCGCACCATGGAGGGGTCCCAGCGTACGTGCGGGTCGGATTTGGGTCGTCCGGAGTACGGTTCGAAGTTTTGGAGGGAGGCACTGCATGCAGTTAACGCTAGTGGGGCTAGCAGAAATGCACGTCTGCTCAACATTTGGTCCTCACGAGTAGTTTTTCCATGGCGTGGCGCGCACGGTAAAGCGGCGAGTACACGCCTATGGGAACAGTCACCGCCATCACCGCTCCATGTACCGCTTCTCGACGGTGCCCGCTGCTCCAGGTTTGCAGTAACGCTGGCGGTGTCAGATACTTTAGCAAGGGCAATTGGAGTTTGCGAGCGTCCGGAACCCGGGCGTGGGCGGTAGTGGCGATGCCCGGCACAGCCTCGAACCACACGCGGAACGAGCTGGGGGCACCGAGCTTGGCCAGGGTTTCCGCACATATCGACGTGTTTTCTAGGCGCTGGGGGTCCGAGTGGATCGCGCTGCCGGAGCGCTCGCGATAGTGGTAGCCGATAAAGGGGATAAGTCGGGTCTTGCGGATCTCCGGAAGAGCGTCCAGCAGCAGCATAAGGTCTTCCAGGGAGCTAAGGCGTTGCCGCCGGTCAGCGCGGTCGATGGCGCGCTTAAGCACCTCCGCGCGGAAGAGCTTGTTCCACACATAGCCGCGGACGGTGCCGTCAAAGATCGCTTCCTTAAGGTCTTCCACCACGATCTCATCGGCGACGCCTTCCATGACGCGGATGCGGCCCCGGCTATCGTAGTGGTGGGCGCGGCAAACCACCAGGTCAACACCATCGCTGGCGGCGCTGAGGCGCTCCAGGATGCACGGGTCGAAGGTGTCATCGGAATCCACGAACCAGATCCATTCCCCGGTGGCTTCCCGGATGCCGCGGTCGCGGGCCGCCGCGATGCCGGAATGCTCTTGGTGGATCACGCGCCCGTTACCCCAATTCTCGGCTATTTCGGGGCTGGCGTCGGTGGAGCCATCGTTAATCAGGAGGATTTCCACATCGTCGAGGGTTTCCAGGCATTCCAACGCCCGGGGGAGATGTTCGGCCGCGTTGTAAAACGGCACGACTACGCTAATCATGGTGTAAAGCCTCCAATGCTGCTTTCTCTACTGGTATGTCGCCGCGGGAAAGCACCACCACGGCTCGTTGTTTGGGTTGCACCGCCACCGCGCTCTGGAAATCCGGCTGACCGCCGGAAAGCGACCACTCCGTGCCTTCCCACTCCCGAGCCAGCAGGACGTACCGCAGGAAGCGGCCCACGTCCTGGACGGTGGAGATCCCGCCATTCGCCGGCGCTAGGGCGTCGAACTCATTGGAAATCCGGGTGTTTTGCAATTCCA
Proteins encoded:
- a CDS encoding glycoside hydrolase family 16 protein; this translates as MLSRRAFLLAPLALTACSASLQNFEPYSGRPKSDPHVRWDPSMVRGNILYGAPGYNGWVTGGVSYSGDPKLYGRFDVRLKSYPHSVLSYHVLLWPAADHWPPEIDIAENFRSDRQQTKAFIHGSGKQEFKVDCDATQPTTFSVEWRKDSIKFFCDDKMFGETTEDIPHEPMCLVVQVESHATSEGAELVANNGVTREKGPPKDEYRVPVVEILDVKYRRL
- a CDS encoding glycosyltransferase family 2 protein; translated protein: MISVVVPFYNAAEHLPRALECLETLDDVEILLINDGSTDASPEIAENWGNGRVIHQEHSGIAAARDRGIREATGEWIWFVDSDDTFDPCILERLSAASDGVDLVVCRAHHYDSRGRIRVMEGVADEIVVEDLKEAIFDGTVRGYVWNKLFRAEVLKRAIDRADRRQRLSSLEDLMLLLDALPEIRKTRLIPFIGYHYRERSGSAIHSDPQRLENTSICAETLAKLGAPSSFRVWFEAVPGIATTAHARVPDARKLQLPLLKYLTPPALLQTWSSGHRREAVHGAVMAVTVPIGVYSPLYRARHAMEKLLVRTKC
- a CDS encoding lipopolysaccharide biosynthesis protein, encoding MGAASTAIAVATTLSTLGMLGFAQLMERFLPRASTRQVLGAIAFVGAFSLFLGWLFSLPWLTLVLALFALCDSYLIGCGRPRLVAVKNLIHALSKFGLVFILPIDWAWGIPTAALLIFYCFGTLPKRKLYLADVSLYFTHSVGWLLAQMIPGLVTPLMIKETGLDQAAYFNIAWVIVNTSFVLISMLGGPFVAKVANADANMAEATRTLIRIIAGVSALRLIGVSALGPLALFVYGTDYAYHGYLLLILMGIAHFIGGPFYLYATLARIFGRIGYPMLVQALSSAAVIALIWLLLPSWGITSVGIAYLIVDSTAFLAIALPLKRALQRALREPQPTAAPEPDPAITPDPSH